A region of the bacterium genome:
CCGGTCAGTAAAATATCGTGAGCGTGTCAGCGAAGGATGGCGAGCACGTCGGCGCGGGAGAGAATCAGGTAATCTGTCCCGTCATAGCTGATCTCATCGCCGGCGAACTTGGCAAAAAGGATGCTGTCGCCTTCCTTGAAAATCTCCTGCAGATCTTCGTCAGTGCCGATGGCCACGACCTTGCCCAGCTGCGGTTTTTCTTTCGCGGTGTCAGGGATGATAATGCTCCCGACTTTCTGCTCTTCCTGCTCGATGCGCTCGATGAGCAGACGATCATCAATCGGTTGAATGTTCATGCGTTCTCCGTTACGTGTTTTATTTGAGGTTCAGCAAATTATCAATTTTTGTTTTATCGAAGCCAACGATGGGACGGTTGTTAATCCACAACTGCGGAACGCCCTGCTGGCCCGTCTTGCGCACCATATCGGCCGCCGCGCGACTGTCCCTGCTCACATCCACATCCTTGAAACGAATGCCCTGCTGCTTGAGATAACGCTTGACGTTCACGCAGTGGGGACAGGTGGGGGTGGAAAATACGACTACTCGTTGCGTCTGTGCCATGGTATCAAATCCGTTCGTCTGTGAGTGCTGTTTTTTCCGACTCAGCCCAGCGCCTCAACGGCGAGCAGCACGCCCATGAACGCGAAATACGGGACGGCGACTTTCGGATTGCACATGATCGGACACCCGCCGGTTACACGGCTGAGGTTTTTGCTGATCAGGTAACCCGCGCCGCCACCGAGCACGGCACCACCAAGAGCTGTGAGTATCATCATGGGTGTGTCTTTCTGTTTGCTGTTGCCTGTCGTTGCTGGAAAACGACTGCGCGATGCAGTCGTCGGGATCGGAGCATGCCGTTCTCCCGAAATCGGAATACTCACGTAAGATGCAGGGATGTCCGGGAAGATTCAGTCGTCGCAGCCCACCACGGGACAGTGATCAATCACGCTCTTCAATGCCGAGCGATTCGAGCAGCATGCGCCGCGCGTCGTCGGAGAAACAGGGAGAAGATGCGCGATACAGTCCGATCATCTTGTCTATGGAATCACAGTACGACTTGCAGTCGGGACATTTCTCGAGATGACGTTCCAGCGCGCGACAGCGTTCCGAATCGTCCTGATCTCCGAAATGTGCGCAGATGTAGTCGAGGACTTCCTCGCAGGACTCAAAATGCTGATGTACAGGTTCACTCATGCTCTTGCTCTTTGAAAATGGGTGTCAGTTCGCTCCGCAGAAAGGCGCGGGCCCGGTGCAGCCGCGATTTGACTGCCGGGATACTCAGGTTCGTGATATTACTGACTTCCTCGGTAGATAATCCTTCGATGTCGCGAAGAACGAAAATCACCTTGTACTCAGGTGCAAGCTTGTCGATCGCTTCGTCGAGATGCGACTTGAGATCCGCACGCTCAACGCTCGCTTCCGGATCATGCTCCCAGTGGTCGACAGCAATCTCCGGTATGGTGTTGTCATCATCGTCGAGGCTCATGTGCCGCCGCGTTTTCTCGCTGCGGGCGAGCATCAGACAGTGATTCGAGACGATGGTGTAAAGCCAGGTGGAAAACTTCGAGCGATTGTCAAACTGGTTCAGCTTCTTCAGTATGCTCAGGAAGGTTTCCTGCGTGGCATGTTCCGCCCGGTCCTGATTCCGGCAGATATTGTACGAAAAGCGAAAGATCACAGGCGCATACGTATCCACCAGTTCCTTGATGGCGCGCTTGTCTCCGGCTTTTGCCTTCTCAATTATCCGGGCTTCTTCTTCGTTACTCATGAGGTGTGATGCCGAGTACGGGAAAATGATTCATTCAAGTTTGAAATGTACGAAAATTCGCGTTTTTACGCATCTTCCGTGTTGAAGTCGAGGAGCCAGCCATGTTCACGCAGCCACTTCCTGTGCACGTCATGATCCGGACAGTATCGTTCGACAATGCTCCAGAAACGCCGCGAGTGGTTGAGCTCTTTCAGATGCGCAAGTTCATGGATGATGACGTAGTCGCAGACCTCCACCGGCGTCAGCATGAGCCGCATGTTCAAACTCAGCCTCCCGGTGGAGGAACAGCTCCCCCATTTGCTGCGCTGGTCGCGTATGCCTACGTGACTGTAGCGCAACTTCATCTGCCGCGCGAGGGCCTCTGCCCGAAGAGGAATATCCTGCTGCGCCCATTTGCGCAGCCAGCGTTCAAACAGATCCTGTACCACCACCGCATCCGAGCACATCTCATGCGGAAGATCCACGCGCAGTGCCTGTTTCGTGAGGCGGATTTTCCCTGATCTGCGATCCCATCCCCTGATCTCAAGTGGCGTCCATTTCCCGCGAAGCAGAATCTGCGCACCGTCATGGTAGCGCCATTTTGGCTGTGCCGCTTCCTCCCGGCGAAATTGTTCAAGCCGATCGAGTATCCAGCCGCCCTTCTCCCGCACCATGGCATGCAGCTCCCTGTCGGGTGTGCCGATCGGGGCGGAAATCCGAACACCGTGGCGTGCGGATACCGTCAGGCGCACATAGCGGTTGCGCCTGGTTTTTTCCACCTGGTAATCAATCGATTTCCCCTCTACGGTAAGTCGCGGCATGCTACACTCGGCGTGCGGTGCACACGAGCAGTCCATCCCTGATGGGGACATGGCTCGCATGACAGGAAGGGTCGGCAAAGGCAAGGCGGTTAAGTTCCGCCACTCCTCTGGTGGAGGGGCTGTCATCGTCCTCCAGCATACGTCCCGACCAGAGCGCATTGTCGAAGACCAGGACGCCGCCCTCGCGCAGACGCGGGAACGCCGCGCGCCAGGCATCCGGGTACTCGTGCTTGTCGATGTCGCAGAATATCATGTCGAAATCTCCTTCGATGCCGGAGAAAATCGACAGGGCGTCCCCTGTGTGGAAGGTGATGTGGGGACGCACACCGAACTCTTCAAAAGCGGATTCCGCGTACGCACAGTTCTCCGCGTCACCGTCTGTGCAAATAATCTCCGCATCTTCGCCGAGCACCGTCGAAAACCACAGGGCGGAGTAGCCGAACCCGGAACCCAGTTCCATGATGCGGCGCGCGCCCGTGAGCTGTGCGAGCTGCGAGAGCCAGGTACCGACGAGCGGACCAATAATCGGAAAGCCATTGTCCCGCGCGCGTTCTTCCATGCGCTGCAGCACGCTGTGCCGCTCGGGAAGCAGTTCCGTCATATATGTGTTGATTGCCGGATTGACGATATGCATGGTACTTCCTTTCACCTTCCTCCGCCGCTGACCGCCAGTCGCCGTCTCCGCATTGCAAGTAGTGAGGAATGGGTTTTTACGGCGGTCGTTTATGCGGCGGCGGCAGGAAGGTTGCGAAGACGGCGCATTACTTGGCCAGAAGCATTTTCTTCGTCACCGCGCGGCTTCCGACACGCAGCTGGTAAAGGTACATGCCACTGGGCAGATCACTTCCATCGAAAATGAGGGCATGCGTGCCGGTTTCCATTGTGCCGTCGAGGGGACGCGCGACGAGACGGCCATGCATATCCCGCACCTCCAACGTTCCGTACCGGCCATCGAGTTCCGCGGGAATGTGATACGTCATCGTGGTGACCGGATTGAACGGGTTCGGCCTGTTACTGACCTGCAACATGTTTTTCACGTTCAACGGCTCGATGCAGTCACCGGCGATGGTAATCCATCCATCCTCCGTGAGAACGGCCACGCCCGGCTGCATCTGGAACAGGTGATGCCTGAATTCAAGCGGCTTCTGGAATACACCAAAACTTCCTTCCACGCCATCCTGCGCATGCAGACGGCATTCGAGGTACATCAGCACACCATCTTCATCCACTGCGTTCTGACTGGAGGCGCTAATCCTCACCGTCCCATCCTCCGGGTAGTCGACACTGGGCTCAGGCCAGCTGTCGAGCACGCTGCCATCGAAACTGACGGATGGTATTTCAACAAAAGCTTCGTCCGCTGCTATTGCGATGGTCAATTCCGTAAGTGAGACGTCAGCCGGATTGCTCCAGTATACCGGGACCATGATGGATTCTCCCATGACTCCGACATTGTCTTCAGGGATACGCAGGGAGATCAAGTAAACTTCGGGCTCGACGAACACGATGGACTTACAGCTCACGCCGGGGAATTCCCGGGAGGTCACATCGACGTCAAAGGTGGCACCAGGGGACGGTGTGGAGGAAAGCGCGCGTACACCCCAGCTGATGCTGGCTGTATTGCCTGGGGCAAGAGGCTGTCCGAGAGACTTCAATGAGGACTCACCGCTTTCAAGTAGGAAGTTCACGCCCATCGACAGCGCAGCGCTGACATCCGTGAGCGGCACATTGCCGGTATTGGTAATGCGCACGGTGTAGGAGAAGGGATTCGGATCCCATCCATTACCATTAAAGAACAGGGTGTCGGGGCCGGTACAGCTGACGGCGATATCGACGGAGTCATTGCTGGCCGGATGGAAGAGCACGGTTTCCACGCCACAGTTTCGTACGAGATTCTCATCACTCTCGACGCGAATCGTACTCTGCGCCAGGGTGGTTCCCGTCTGCGGTATCCCGCGGCAGTTCCACGAAATCGTCGCGCTCTGACTGGGATTCAGGTCCACCCCGAGTGCCTTGGTCAACGTCTCCCCAGCTTCGAGTGCGATCTCCGAGGCAGGATTCAGTGTCCCGCGTACGTTGGTAAGGGTACGCGAACCCGTATTCGTGATCTCCGCCTTGATCAGGAATGGCTGCGGATCGTAGGCATTGGCCGATGGCTGGTACGTAATCGTGTCAATCGTCGTGCAGCCCAGTACGAAATCGGAGGGAAGAACAGGAGGCGGCGCGACGATCAGATCCGAAGCGCATTCCTTCAAACTGCCTGCCCCGACAAACTCGACGCGGATACGTTTGCTCTTGTACACCGTCGCCGTATCCCGCACCGTGCTGAGCGTCCACGTTACCTGTTTGCTCGAACCCGGCTGCAGGTTGCGGACAACCTTCACCTGCGTCTCCCCGGTCGCCAGCAGCACGCCGTTCGGCAGAATAATGCTGCAGCGCACCGAATCGACCACCACGGCGGATGTGTTGTGTACCGTGGCGGTGAGGACGGACTGATTGTACTCGCCAGTGGACTGCTCAACGAACACCGTGTCGGGCGCGATGGTGCAGTCCGCGTTAAAACCGCTCTGCTCTGCAGGCGGAATCCATACTTTCGTGCAGCAATTGAGCGGGGAATGGAAGCGCGCGGTAACATTGAAGCAAACATCGACGCTGTCGCCGGTGATACCGCGTTCCGCAACAAGTTTCCAGATGAAATAGCGGATGGCTTCTCCTGGACGAATGGAATCGGCCGTCAAAGTCAGAGGTTGCGACGGCGGTGCGAGTCCGAGCGCACCAGGCAGCTGCACCTGTACGGCTACGTCGTACGCCGTGGCGCTGCCGCCGTTGGTCAGTCCCGCTGCCACGAGCACTGTGTCACCATTGCCCGCATCGGGCTGCTGGATGACTTCACAGCTGAGCTGCAGTGCAGCTTCGCGTGCGGCAGGGACAAAGATGATGACGGGACAGGGTTCGGTCTGCTGCAGGCTCTTGCCCTTCGATTTCACCTGCACCAGGATCGTGTCATAGCGACCAACCGTGCGCGGCACCGCTTTGAGCTGCCACATGGCCACACCGCTTCCATTGACGGGGAGCGTCGACGGAATAAGAAGCTTCGCTGCCTGCTCACCTGCCGCGAGGGTGAAATCAGGCGGCGGAAGAATCTCGGCGACGACGGAATCCGCCGGAGCAGTGCCAACATTCCTTGCCTCGAGCTGTACCGTGAAGGGCGACGGTTCATAAGCATTGAGAGCGTCATTGAACACAAGCGAGTCGGGACCGTCACAGTTGAGTTCAAGCACCGGTCCGCGAACGGCTTCGATGTAGATGATCTTTTCACACACCACCGCGCCGCCATTCGCCGCGTACACGGTAACACGCAGCGTATCGCTGCGACTCACCGTGCGGTCAAGGACCCGGATGCGGAAGCTTGCGTCAATCCCTGCACCCGCGGCGAGCGAATCCGTGAGCAGCTTCAATGCCTGGTCCGGCGCTTCGATCGAAAAATCTTCGCCCTGCAGCAGTGCACCGTACACGCTGAGTGCCGGGTTCGTCCCCGTGTTGTCGACATGCAACTGAAGGGTGAAGGGATTCGGGATATAGCTCCCGGCGTTGTAGCGAATCGTGTCGGGACCGTCAAGCGCACAGGCCAACGTGGGAATCGCATTCACCGTTTCAATATCGAGAGGCGTACAGCACTGCGAACCCGGATAGTTTTCGGCGGTGACATTGACACAAATCGAAGCCGGTGATGTCGGGCGTCCCACGGCGACAACAACCCATTTCACTTCGGCACTGTCCCCGGGCGCGATGACGGCGGAATTCGGGAAATCCTTTGTCGCAACTTCGTTCACCTCGAGATCGAGGAAGGGTGGCAGCTGAATGTGTCCACGCGTCGTCGTCATCGGAAGGTTCGACAGGTTGCGCACTTTGGTGATGATCAGCATGCGCTCGGGGTCATATTCCCCTGTGCCGTCATCGTAGACGAGCACGCGCGTATCACCGCAGCTGAGCTGTGCTCGTACAGGCGAGGCTTCAATGAACACGTCCTGACAGCACACTGCGGTGTCGAGCCCTGCGGCGACCTTGATGCAGAATTTTGTCAGCTCGGATGTCGGCCGTTCAAGGGGTCGCACCATCCAGGTTACCACCCCGGTGTCGGCCCTGGTTATGCGTGAAGGACGCAGTATGGTATTCACCGGGGTTGTACTGTCCACGGCGAAACCGGGAGGAACATGAATCCACGCAGGAACGTCATTCGCGTCCAGATCGCTGTAGTTGCGAATACGCACGGTGACGGGGAACACGTCGGGGATGTATTTGTTCAGACTGTCGCTCCAGACGATGCGGTCAGGCATGCTGCATTCGGCCTCGAGTTTCGTCTGTGCCCGTTCGACGATCACGGTTTTACAGCAGGTCGTCACGCGGCCGCTGTCTGGCTGCACTTCTATACAAATACGGTAAATGCGCGTCGAATCGACCGGCAGCACGCGCAGTGTGAATTCCACGAGTCCACTCTGTCCGGGTGGCAGCGGGTTCTGCGGCAGTGGCACGGTCTTCGTTCCGGACACCAGTTCCATTCCCGGGGGAACGTCAATGGTGACGAGCGTATTCTCCGCGGCAAGATTGGTATTGTTCTGTACGGCAATGCCGACACGAACGATGTCGCTGACAAATGAGCCGGTGCTCTCATCCCACTCCACGCGCAGGGAATCCCCGCAGACAATGTCGAGCCCGGGGCGTTTGAGTATCATCAGGCGATGCGTGTCGCCATCGTATTTCACGCAATCGTCGCTCTTGATATCCAGGTAATACGCCGGATACCAGAATACGGTATCCTTTCCGACAGGCGGCGTGGCATACCGGATTTTCATGAGCGTGGTTGAACCTGCGGACACGTTGAGCGGGCCCGCAACGCTGACAATAAGTGAATCCCCGACAATCTGCTGGGAAACCGTACCCTGCTCGGCGAGGAATCCGGTGGTGACCAGTTCCTGGAAGGTGAGCGGGGGACGCTCGAGGATTTTGAAATCGATGCGCCCCACCGTTCCGGATATATCCGCATGGAAGGTGACGGGAACGAGCATATCGCCCCGCTCATAGGCGTAGGTGGAATCGAAGGTGACGGAATACGTCGGCAGATTCGGATCGAGCGGCGCATAGAAATGTACGATGACGGTATCGGCCAGTCCGCAGGCTTCGGCGATGACTTTCAGTTCGCGCCGCGTGCCGTCGGGACAATTCGAGAGATAGGAGAACGTGCAATCGTTTGCCCCGTTGGTGACATGCGACATCATCGACATGATGACGTTGGCGATGTCATCCGGGTGATCCACAGAGAGGAATTTCCCTCCCGTGGAATCGGCAATCATCTGCATGATCTGCAGTTCATCCTGATTGTCGATGTAGCTGATCCCTATGGTGTACACCGGGATGCCGAGCTGCTTTGCAAGCGCGATAACCTGCGCGAGCGTGGCGCTGCTTTTATTGTCGCCGCCGTCGGAAATCACGACCACGGCTTTGATGGGATTCGTGCCGTTGGTGCGCACTTCATTGAGTGCCGCGATGATGGCGTCGAACATGGCCGTCTCGCCATAGGGCACGATCTTGTTGATGGCCTCATAGAGGTCATTCTGAATGGTGCTCATCGGCATGTGGGTGGTGACATCGTCACCGAAGCTGAGCAGCCCCACTTCGTCATCGCCACTGCCATGCGACTGCATAAGCTCGACAATGCGGAATGCGCCTTCCTGGATCTTGTAGAGCGGAGTGCCGGCAACGGAGCCGCTGCGATCAAGAGCGAGCGCGAGGGATACGGGGACGGTCTGCGCGGGACAGTCGAGCGTTCCCTGCATGCCTTTCAGCACACCGTTCTCATAGATGCGAATTGTCAGGGGATTGATGTTCGAGGTCTGCTGTCCTGCACAGAATGCCCGTGCATAAACCTTGACCGACGGGAAATTGGTCGTGTCAACACGCAGGATGCGGACTTCATTCCATACCTGTGCGTTGGTGGACGCGAAGGGGAAGGCTAGAATGAGCAGAAGTGGAATGAGGAGCAATCGCTTCATACGGGCATCAGGCTAAATACAACAAACCATGAACCCGCACCTCCACTGGCAAGGCACGGTTCACAAGACGTTAGCGGGAGGGAGCGCCCGGGCTCCAGTCGACGACGGTATCCTCATCAAAATACGAAAAAATCTTGCTCCTGCGAGGGATTTCCCCGTCTCCTATCGCAAAAGCATCAAGAGCGGCGGACCTGTACGCGGGGAGATCCTCAACAGTGGAACTGTAGAGACGGCAGAGGACGTCATCCTGGCTGACCACGTCACCGGTTTTCACCTGCAGCACAATGCCCGCAGTCGGATCCACGGTATCCGTGGTCTGTCGCCTCCCTGCACCGATTTCCGAGGCAAGGATGCCGAGCCGGAAGGCATCGACATGATGCACATAGCCGGATTGAGGCGATTGCACCTCGACAATCGCATCCGCATTGCGGTACGAGAGTGTATTTTCGAGCAGTGAGCTGTCCCCTCCCTGCGCTTCGGTGAGACGCAGCAGGTTCTCGAAGGCGAGTCCCCGGCGCACGACATCCCGTGCGATGGCCATGCCTTCGGTGACGGACTGTGCTTTACGGCCGAGATGAATCATGAGTCCTGCAAGCGCATAGGTGACTTCCATCAAATCCGGTGTCTCCCGGCCCTGCAGGCAATCGACCACTTCCACAACCTCCAGCCAGTTGCCGATTGCGCGTCCCAGCGGCTCACTCTGATCGGTGATCAGCCCCACCGTCGGCAGATCGAAATGCCGTCCCACCTGCGCAAGCAGCAGCGCCAGCTCCTCGGCCTGCGCGCGTTCACGCATGAACGCCCCACTCCCTGTTTTGATATCGAGCACGAGTGCATCTGCCCCGCCGGCTACTTTTTTACTCATGATACTGGCGGCAATGAACGGGAGGATTTCCACCGTTGCGGTAACATCCCGCAACGCGTAAATGCGCCTGTCGAGAGGGACGAGTTCGTCCGATTGCCCTGCCATGACCATGCCGATCTCGCCGAGCTGCCTCTGCATGCCGCTCATGGGCATCCGCACGTTGAAACCGGGTATACTTTCGAGTTTATCGAGTGTCCCACCCGTATGCGCCAGTCCCCTGCCCGAAATCATGGGCACGCGCACACCCGCGGCGGCAACAATGGGGACGAGAAGCAGCGATGTTTTATCCCCCACCCCGCCCGTGCTGTGCTTATCCACTTTCACGCCCTGCACCCCGCTGTAATCGAGGCTGGCGCCGGAACGGATGAAGATATCCGTCACAGCGAGCGTTTCCTCCATGCTCATGGGCGTATAGAACGCCGCCATAAGCAACGCGGTCACCTGGTAATCGGCGACCTTCCCCTGCATGTATGCGTGGAAAAATTCCTCCAGCTCCGCGCGGGACAGCGTTCCCCCGTCACGTTTTTTCCGAATGATTTCCTGCGGCAGCATGGGATGAATGTAAAGGAAAAAACCCCGTTATTCAACGGGGTTTTCAGATCATATTGTAATTGCAACGCTTTTGACGAAGCGCTGCAGCACTGCGCGTTATCGCTGCAGTTCCGCCTCGAGTTCGGGACGGAAACGCTCGATCGTAAATTTTACCGGCCAGGCAGCGGCATCACCCAGTGCGCATACCGTATTGCCTTCAATGTTCTTCGCAACACTGTGCAGCAGGTCGAGGTCCTTCGCTTCGCCCTGTCCCTCGAGCAGGCGGTGGAGCACCTTGAGCATCCAGCCCGTTCCTTCGCGGCAGGGCGTACACTGACCGCAGGATTCCACCTTGTAGAAATGCGTGATGCGGGTGAGGATGCGTGTGATGTCCGTGTCTTCATCCATCACCATAATGCCCGCAGTACCGATGGCGGAGCCAACTTCCTTGAGCGATTCGGCGTCCATACGGATGCCTTCGAGCTGATCACCCCGCAACGGCGGCATGGAGCTTCCGCCGGGAATGACCATTTTGATTTTCTTGCCATCGGGAACGCCGCCGGCGACGTCATTGATCAGTTCGGTCAGCAGCATGCCAGTCGGCAGCTCGTAGACGCCGGGTTTGTTCACATGCCCGGAAATACCGTAGAGGATGGGACCGGGGTGCTTCTCGGCGCCGATACCCTTGTACCACTCGGGTCCCTTGTCCATGATGACGGGGATATTGGCAATGGTCTCGACGTTGTTGATGGTGGTGGGGCAGCCCCAGAGTCCGACCTGTGCGGGGAAGGGCGGCTTGACGCGGGGATAGGGACGAATGCCCTCGATGGAGTTCATCAGCGAACTCTCTTCGCCGCAGATGTATGCGCCGGCGCCGCGATGCACGTAGATGTCGCAGGCGAAATCGGTTCCGAAGGTTTCCTTCATTTTCTCGCCGATATACCCCTTCGCGTAGGCATCCGCCACGGCCTTTTCCACCATCTGCACCCAGGCTTCATACTCGCCGCGGATGTAAATGTAGGCCGCCTTGATGCGCAGCGCGCGTCCCGCGATGAGGATACCCTCGATCATAAGATGCGGATTGAATTCAAAAATCTGGCGGTCTTTGAACGAACCGGGTTCGGATTCATCTCCGTTGACGCAGAGATAGTTGGGTTTCTCCCCGTCTTTCGGCATGAACGACCATTTCAGTCCCGTCGGGAACGCCGCGCCCCCGCGTCCGCGGAGACCGGAGTCCTTGACGATGCCGATGATGTCCTCTGGCGTCATGCCCATCGCCTTGCGCGCCTGGGCGTAGCCGCCGTGTTGCTCATACACGTCGATCTTGTGCAGATCGGGGGTACCGGGTAGAATTACGGGCTGGTAGTCAGTCATATGCTGTTCTCGCTCGTGGCGTGGGAGAGGTCTGCATCCCGAGGGACGGCATCCTCAGCCCTGCGCCTTCAGCTGATCAATAAGTTCGTTGATCCTGTCCGGGGTCAGGTTTTCGTGATAATCCTTGTTTACCGACATCATCGGCGCGGTGCCGCAGCTGCCGAGACATTCCGCCTCGTGGACGGAAAACAGTCCGTCGTCTGTCGTCTCGCCGATACCGATACCGATATGGTCCTTGATCGTCTTCAGCACCATGTCGGAGCCGCGCAGCATGCAGGACACGTTCGTGCAGACCTGCAGCTTGTACTTGCCGGTTTTGTGCTGATGATACATTTCGTAGAACGTCACCACGCCGAGCACTTTCTCTTCAGGGACGTCGAGCAGGGACGCCACGTAGGT
Encoded here:
- a CDS encoding YtxH domain-containing protein, translated to MMILTALGGAVLGGGAGYLISKNLSRVTGGCPIMCNPKVAVPYFAFMGVLLAVEALG
- a CDS encoding VWA domain-containing protein, whose product is MKRLLLIPLLLILAFPFASTNAQVWNEVRILRVDTTNFPSVKVYARAFCAGQQTSNINPLTIRIYENGVLKGMQGTLDCPAQTVPVSLALALDRSGSVAGTPLYKIQEGAFRIVELMQSHGSGDDEVGLLSFGDDVTTHMPMSTIQNDLYEAINKIVPYGETAMFDAIIAALNEVRTNGTNPIKAVVVISDGGDNKSSATLAQVIALAKQLGIPVYTIGISYIDNQDELQIMQMIADSTGGKFLSVDHPDDIANVIMSMMSHVTNGANDCTFSYLSNCPDGTRRELKVIAEACGLADTVIVHFYAPLDPNLPTYSVTFDSTYAYERGDMLVPVTFHADISGTVGRIDFKILERPPLTFQELVTTGFLAEQGTVSQQIVGDSLIVSVAGPLNVSAGSTTLMKIRYATPPVGKDTVFWYPAYYLDIKSDDCVKYDGDTHRLMILKRPGLDIVCGDSLRVEWDESTGSFVSDIVRVGIAVQNNTNLAAENTLVTIDVPPGMELVSGTKTVPLPQNPLPPGQSGLVEFTLRVLPVDSTRIYRICIEVQPDSGRVTTCCKTVIVERAQTKLEAECSMPDRIVWSDSLNKYIPDVFPVTVRIRNYSDLDANDVPAWIHVPPGFAVDSTTPVNTILRPSRITRADTGVVTWMVRPLERPTSELTKFCIKVAAGLDTAVCCQDVFIEASPVRAQLSCGDTRVLVYDDGTGEYDPERMLIITKVRNLSNLPMTTTRGHIQLPPFLDLEVNEVATKDFPNSAVIAPGDSAEVKWVVVAVGRPTSPASICVNVTAENYPGSQCCTPLDIETVNAIPTLACALDGPDTIRYNAGSYIPNPFTLQLHVDNTGTNPALSVYGALLQGEDFSIEAPDQALKLLTDSLAAGAGIDASFRIRVLDRTVSRSDTLRVTVYAANGGAVVCEKIIYIEAVRGPVLELNCDGPDSLVFNDALNAYEPSPFTVQLEARNVGTAPADSVVAEILPPPDFTLAAGEQAAKLLIPSTLPVNGSGVAMWQLKAVPRTVGRYDTILVQVKSKGKSLQQTEPCPVIIFVPAAREAALQLSCEVIQQPDAGNGDTVLVAAGLTNGGSATAYDVAVQVQLPGALGLAPPSQPLTLTADSIRPGEAIRYFIWKLVAERGITGDSVDVCFNVTARFHSPLNCCTKVWIPPAEQSGFNADCTIAPDTVFVEQSTGEYNQSVLTATVHNTSAVVVDSVRCSIILPNGVLLATGETQVKVVRNLQPGSSKQVTWTLSTVRDTATVYKSKRIRVEFVGAGSLKECASDLIVAPPPVLPSDFVLGCTTIDTITYQPSANAYDPQPFLIKAEITNTGSRTLTNVRGTLNPASEIALEAGETLTKALGVDLNPSQSATISWNCRGIPQTGTTLAQSTIRVESDENLVRNCGVETVLFHPASNDSVDIAVSCTGPDTLFFNGNGWDPNPFSYTVRITNTGNVPLTDVSAALSMGVNFLLESGESSLKSLGQPLAPGNTASISWGVRALSSTPSPGATFDVDVTSREFPGVSCKSIVFVEPEVYLISLRIPEDNVGVMGESIMVPVYWSNPADVSLTELTIAIAADEAFVEIPSVSFDGSVLDSWPEPSVDYPEDGTVRISASSQNAVDEDGVLMYLECRLHAQDGVEGSFGVFQKPLEFRHHLFQMQPGVAVLTEDGWITIAGDCIEPLNVKNMLQVSNRPNPFNPVTTMTYHIPAELDGRYGTLEVRDMHGRLVARPLDGTMETGTHALIFDGSDLPSGMYLYQLRVGSRAVTKKMLLAK
- a CDS encoding O-methyltransferase; this translates as MKGSTMHIVNPAINTYMTELLPERHSVLQRMEERARDNGFPIIGPLVGTWLSQLAQLTGARRIMELGSGFGYSALWFSTVLGEDAEIICTDGDAENCAYAESAFEEFGVRPHITFHTGDALSIFSGIEGDFDMIFCDIDKHEYPDAWRAAFPRLREGGVLVFDNALWSGRMLEDDDSPSTRGVAELNRLAFADPSCHASHVPIRDGLLVCTARRV
- a CDS encoding NAD(P)H-dependent oxidoreductase subunit E gives rise to the protein MFTEEELRKVEELKSHYPSNLSAVMGVLHMYMDKYGHISDEGVTYVASLLDVPEEKVLGVVTFYEMYHQHKTGKYKLQVCTNVSCMLRGSDMVLKTIKDHIGIGIGETTDDGLFSVHEAECLGSCGTAPMMSVNKDYHENLTPDRINELIDQLKAQG
- a CDS encoding thymidine phosphorylase, translating into MLPQEIIRKKRDGGTLSRAELEEFFHAYMQGKVADYQVTALLMAAFYTPMSMEETLAVTDIFIRSGASLDYSGVQGVKVDKHSTGGVGDKTSLLLVPIVAAAGVRVPMISGRGLAHTGGTLDKLESIPGFNVRMPMSGMQRQLGEIGMVMAGQSDELVPLDRRIYALRDVTATVEILPFIAASIMSKKVAGGADALVLDIKTGSGAFMRERAQAEELALLLAQVGRHFDLPTVGLITDQSEPLGRAIGNWLEVVEVVDCLQGRETPDLMEVTYALAGLMIHLGRKAQSVTEGMAIARDVVRRGLAFENLLRLTEAQGGDSSLLENTLSYRNADAIVEVQSPQSGYVHHVDAFRLGILASEIGAGRRQTTDTVDPTAGIVLQVKTGDVVSQDDVLCRLYSSTVEDLPAYRSAALDAFAIGDGEIPRRSKIFSYFDEDTVVDWSPGAPSR
- a CDS encoding co-chaperone GroES, coding for MNIQPIDDRLLIERIEQEEQKVGSIIIPDTAKEKPQLGKVVAIGTDEDLQEIFKEGDSILFAKFAGDEISYDGTDYLILSRADVLAILR
- a CDS encoding NrdH-redoxin encodes the protein MAQTQRVVVFSTPTCPHCVNVKRYLKQQGIRFKDVDVSRDSRAAADMVRKTGQQGVPQLWINNRPIVGFDKTKIDNLLNLK
- a CDS encoding M48 family metallopeptidase; protein product: MPRLTVEGKSIDYQVEKTRRNRYVRLTVSARHGVRISAPIGTPDRELHAMVREKGGWILDRLEQFRREEAAQPKWRYHDGAQILLRGKWTPLEIRGWDRRSGKIRLTKQALRVDLPHEMCSDAVVVQDLFERWLRKWAQQDIPLRAEALARQMKLRYSHVGIRDQRSKWGSCSSTGRLSLNMRLMLTPVEVCDYVIIHELAHLKELNHSRRFWSIVERYCPDHDVHRKWLREHGWLLDFNTEDA
- the nuoF gene encoding NADH-quinone oxidoreductase subunit NuoF; this encodes MTDYQPVILPGTPDLHKIDVYEQHGGYAQARKAMGMTPEDIIGIVKDSGLRGRGGAAFPTGLKWSFMPKDGEKPNYLCVNGDESEPGSFKDRQIFEFNPHLMIEGILIAGRALRIKAAYIYIRGEYEAWVQMVEKAVADAYAKGYIGEKMKETFGTDFACDIYVHRGAGAYICGEESSLMNSIEGIRPYPRVKPPFPAQVGLWGCPTTINNVETIANIPVIMDKGPEWYKGIGAEKHPGPILYGISGHVNKPGVYELPTGMLLTELINDVAGGVPDGKKIKMVIPGGSSMPPLRGDQLEGIRMDAESLKEVGSAIGTAGIMVMDEDTDITRILTRITHFYKVESCGQCTPCREGTGWMLKVLHRLLEGQGEAKDLDLLHSVAKNIEGNTVCALGDAAAWPVKFTIERFRPELEAELQR
- a CDS encoding RNA polymerase sigma factor is translated as MSNEEEARIIEKAKAGDKRAIKELVDTYAPVIFRFSYNICRNQDRAEHATQETFLSILKKLNQFDNRSKFSTWLYTIVSNHCLMLARSEKTRRHMSLDDDDNTIPEIAVDHWEHDPEASVERADLKSHLDEAIDKLAPEYKVIFVLRDIEGLSTEEVSNITNLSIPAVKSRLHRARAFLRSELTPIFKEQEHE